In the Paenibacillus sp. FSL R7-0337 genome, GAAGAAGAAGAACTCCGGGTCCAGCATATTCAAATCATAGGAGAATATCGATGCACTGATTCGCTGGGCCAAAGGCGACAGAAGAGCGCTGAAGGCAACCGTAGGCAGGACCAGCGCAAGTGTGAAGCCGAGAATGCCTGCGGGCAGCTGGAGGAGGCTGTACAGGATTCCCCGGTACGACTCCCTTTCGCGGAGCTGGTGTCCTAATGTCCGCAGCCCCTCCCAGTGGAAGGCGGGGGCATGATCTGCGGCAGCAGGCTGCCCGGCTCCCCGGCGGCTGTTACCGCTGGACCAGGCTTCAATCACCTTGTGTTCACCGGACATCATCCTGCGGCACCAGGCCAAGGTCAGGGCCAGCAGAGGCAACCCCACCCATACAATAATCAGAGGCAGGCTTGCACTCAGACCCGTAACAGCAATGACGAAGGCAATGATTCCTTTGGGCAGGGAGAGCATCAATATTTTCCACGCGTATATACTTTGTCTTATCATTCAGACCGCTCCATTCCGAATCTCCAAATTTCAACTTCTTCAGTATAGAGGCTTCATCCAGAGAACACACTCTCCAAAAGGCGGGAAAAATCCTGGTCTCTGGTCTAGTGCAGTTTCTGATTATTGCTGTTTGTAATAGATTACCGTGGCATCCATGCCTCCGCTGGAAGAAATAACATAGTCAGGAATTTGCCCGGCCTCTATATATCCCCGTGACTGATAGAGCAGATTGGACGGATCGAAGGGTAAGGCAGTTTACAAGGATTACAACCAAGAAGGGGAGTGGAGCAATTTATGCTGTTAGAGGTTATAGCTACTACGGTAAGTGATGCGGTTATAGCGGAGCATTATGGTGCTGACCGGATTGAACTGGTCACAGGCATCAGGGAGGGCGGATTAACGCCCAGTCTGGGCCTGATTGAAGCGGTCCGGGAGCAGGTCAGTATTCCGGTGAGAGTAATGGTGAGGCCGCATGCACGTTCCTTCGTGTATAATGCATCCGATGTGGAGACCATGCTGCGCGATATCCGCCATATAGCCGGGGTAGGCGGGCTGTCTGTGGTGATGGGAATGCTCCGGGAGGACCGGACGATAGACGAAGAGCTGCTGAGCCGGCTGCTGGATAGGGCAGCGGGGATGGAGGTTACCTTCCACCGTGCTTTCGACGAGGTGCAGGACCAGCTTGAAGCTCTAGAGGTTCTGAGGCGGTATCCGCAGATTACGGATATCCTGACGTCCGGCGGGACTGCTGCTGCCAATACGCCTGGCGGTATGGTGAGACTTGCTGTACTGGAACGGCTGTCTGCCGGTTCTTCCCTCTCCATCCTGGCAGGCAGCGGCCTGAATGCCGCTGACCTGAAGGATTTCGTTACACGGACCGGCGTTCGCCGGGTACACTTTGGTTCGGCAGTCCGGGAGGACGGCGACCCGCTGAAGCCGATAGACCCGGAGCGGCTCGCAGCCATACGTGCTCTTCTCAAGCCCTAGAAGGGTGCTCAGGCTACTCCCCTTTCTGAGCGCCCAGCAGTCTGGGCAGCAGTGTGAGCAGCCGCTCCCGGGTCAGCGCATCGCCGGAGTTCCATTTGGCTCCATCCAGCATGTAGGCATGGCCCTGCTCCACGGCAGGCAGACTACTCCAGAGCTCTGTCTGGAGCAGCTCCTGCATGGCTTCCCGCGAGTCCTCCCGCTCTGGAATCAGCATGAAGACACGGTCCCCGGCGTAGCTGTGCAGCATCGCAGGGTCCACTTCGCGGAACCCCAGGTCCTTGTCCAGAATGTCCTTGATCGCCGCTGTCGGCTGCAGGCCGCCAGGGGCATACAGGGCCGTGGACAAGCCGGTCATTCCCATGGCGTATAGATGGTTGCCATGGTCATAGAACAGCGCCGAAGCTGTTTCACCAGCCCGCAGCCCTCCGGCGTACAGACGCTGCCACATGGCGGCGTTCTTCGCATGGTAGGCTTGCAGCCAGACCTCAGCTTCGCGCTGCTTCCCGAGCCACTCCCCCAGCGTCCGCAGCCGCTGCTCCAGCGGTGCGAAGGAGTCGAAGGTGAGGGACGGCGCAATGCCGGATACCCCGCGGTAGACCTGTTCATCCGGGCTTGCGAGGATGATCAGGTCAGGGCGGACGGAACGGGTCAACTGCGGGTCCAGCGGAAACCCCACATTGGCTAAGCGCTTGACCCGGTGGCTATAGACGCTGCCCCGGGCGAACGCCTCGCCGCCGCCGACAGGCTTCACCCCCAGTGCCAGCACATCGCCCAGGGTCTCCCCGTGGTAGACAACGCGCTTCGGACGCTCCGGGATGTCCACCGAATGTCCGGTCCAGTCCGTGACGGTAATCCGGCGCTGCTGCGAACGGGCATATTGCCCGGGAGTCACTCCCGTCTTCTGCCGGAAGCGGCGGCT is a window encoding:
- a CDS encoding sensor domain-containing protein, whose amino-acid sequence is MIRQSIYAWKILMLSLPKGIIAFVIAVTGLSASLPLIIVWVGLPLLALTLAWCRRMMSGEHKVIEAWSSGNSRRGAGQPAAADHAPAFHWEGLRTLGHQLRERESYRGILYSLLQLPAGILGFTLALVLPTVAFSALLSPLAQRISASIFSYDLNMLDPEFFFFLSGTTSDERSWILCGTGFVLLLILPLLLVGLGRLYAAWISAVSGTHVNSSNTPLEVIHT
- a CDS encoding copper homeostasis protein CutC is translated as MLLEVIATTVSDAVIAEHYGADRIELVTGIREGGLTPSLGLIEAVREQVSIPVRVMVRPHARSFVYNASDVETMLRDIRHIAGVGGLSVVMGMLREDRTIDEELLSRLLDRAAGMEVTFHRAFDEVQDQLEALEVLRRYPQITDILTSGGTAAANTPGGMVRLAVLERLSAGSSLSILAGSGLNAADLKDFVTRTGVRRVHFGSAVREDGDPLKPIDPERLAAIRALLKP
- a CDS encoding helix-turn-helix domain-containing protein; translated protein: MRQPAHPAQPLSPPPPAPLRSLLFQMKGIELVMQSADTVSAVRTAEQHTLLLFTGGRGELRITDQVTLSVHTDKCCLLPPGTSYSLDNRELTLYYYVLTFVAFTTGDSPAFCLDELLPGQKELIVHPFTRVIRLAEELLAHPNGGDDLQYVRQQLRFQELLLLLLEQNYSTRQLPSPAQSVESTVHFMQQHYRESITVKQLAELAGVSPWQYTPIFQKLTGQRPLDYLTDVRIGHSKTYLLESSEPLREIARRVGFSDEYYFSRRFRQKTGVTPGQYARSQQRRITVTDWTGHSVDIPERPKRVVYHGETLGDVLALGVKPVGGGEAFARGSVYSHRVKRLANVGFPLDPQLTRSVRPDLIILASPDEQVYRGVSGIAPSLTFDSFAPLEQRLRTLGEWLGKQREAEVWLQAYHAKNAAMWQRLYAGGLRAGETASALFYDHGNHLYAMGMTGLSTALYAPGGLQPTAAIKDILDKDLGFREVDPAMLHSYAGDRVFMLIPEREDSREAMQELLQTELWSSLPAVEQGHAYMLDGAKWNSGDALTRERLLTLLPRLLGAQKGE